Genomic window (Nymphaea colorata isolate Beijing-Zhang1983 chromosome 1, ASM883128v2, whole genome shotgun sequence):
GGTCTGTATCCCATCCACACTTGCACGCAAGCTATCACCACAAGTCCGCTTCCGTTAGTCGTCCTTCACCCAACAGTCAAATTTTACACTTGGACGCCGGAAAACAGTAAAGATCTCTTGTGATTATTTTATCAAACAATTGGCGTGCAGACCTAAAAGTTACATTTTATGTAAAATTAATCTGCAGCATCTGCCAAATAATGCCCAATAGAACTGCCACCACAGACATATGGAGGAGGAAAAGGTGTGTGAAGCGTCTCCGGTCTCCCTCATTCCCTAAACGAAGGAGAACACGGGACGGCTGAATTAAAGTTGAAGCTTTCTGAACGTACAAATTAATTTGAAGAACAGAAACAATCAAATCTGGATTTGCACTTCCACTCTCATCCTTGTTTACaaggaaaaacgaaaaaaaaaaggaggaacaGTTGTATGAGGTTACAAGTAAGGTAAATGGAAAAAGAAGAGCATTCGAATAAAGAGAAAGGTATAAAAGTAGTAACGAAGAATGTCAAGCCATAATAAAAGGAGAAAGAATTGTGTTCAGGTTGTCTAACTTGTTCCAATCCCTTCGGATCAGACCTATAACCTGCCATTACCTGAACAAAAAGAACAGACAGATTtgatcttctctctctctcagcatCCAACGCGGATAAAGAATGGAAGCTGCACATCAGAATATTCATTGGGGATGAGGACTAAGCCCACGAACAGCTTATTAATTTTTCAAGACAAGATATTGCATAAGAGTGCATGCCCATGCCCATGAGAGTTCAATCTCGAGGTTCAATGTCACGGTGCCATAGCTTTAAGAAATATTATTTGGATCCAGTTAATTATTCAACCCAATTGACTTAAAGGTACGCACTTCTTCGACTAATTAAACTCTCGGAAGTTTACATGATATCATCTCTTAAAGCAGGATGATCACCATTATTGGACAAGGATGGGAAGTTTAAGACCTTTTGTAAAACCAAAACGGACATTTTATGTCGAAGCTCTATCTTGGTGGCACTCTGATATGTCTTAGTGGTCAGGGCTTACTCTCaacacaaaggaaaaaacataaaaaaacaaaaaaaacaaacaaacaaaattggCTACAATGTAGAATGCTTGAgggattttgtcatttttatggAAAGAATATATATTCCCCATGGTATTCGGGTCAAAGCATATTACTACACCAGAAAAATTGCAACTCTTGAGAAAGTATTAAAGTGCATTGGTTACAGGTTcactattctctctctctctctctctctctctctctctctctctcagccatagattagcttttcattttcaaaaacttatgTCTATGTTTATCATTACAAAAAAGTTAAACACCAAAAGACACACCTGCCATTTTGTCtgctctctgtccctctcttcAGGTGtgtgtttgtttatttatttatttacttagtCGGCTATTATATATGGACATTCGTCTGATTTTTCCCATTATGCGGTATCAGCTCGCCCAAATTTAATAGATTCGAAACAAAAATGGATGTATAAACTGCATGCTATGGCCTCAATTTCCCGTCGATATCAAattcatcattttaaaaatcTCATAAAATTCTATGTCCCATACATGCATCAGCATCGTCATCGAATTTCAATGAAAAGAGCTGAACGAACTAGGAaagttaaacaaaaatattgccCAATTTCCAGTGCATTAGAAAGAAACGTTGGCTGCACTTGTTAATGTCAAATGGGTCAAGAACTTGTTAATTAGAAGTAAACATCACCTCTGCTAATGCAGAGGCGGCAACGTGCGTAGTAGTAATCGGTCGCTAGCTACTTGGGCACCCAAACGGTTGCAGAGAAGTTGAGGAaggaagagttttttttttttttttttttttttttggcaattaaTGGCGAGTCGCGATCACGCGAACAGGACGTCGGGACCTCCTTTCGCCATCTTCTCCATAACTACCTCACATGGGGGTTATGATAGAGGCGTTAATTTCCAGTACCGCATCTGCAATTTCAGCCAGTAATGGCGTTAAATTTAATGCTCCAACTGTAAACCTGCCGCCCTAAAGACGCCGGGAAGCAGCTCTCTCATATCGTGAACAGAGACGTTCACCATCCCAGATGTCCACTATGGCCTCATTCAGCCTCACCCATCTTCGTTCCTCGTTCTTACTTCTTACCTCATATCCTCTCCACAATTTGTTACAGATAGACTATCAATGTTCTTCAATCCACCCCAGTGACGCCTTGCCTTCAACGTCAAGATGCCGGCTCCAGCGCACAATAAAGCCTAGTACTGGTATTTGATGCTCCATAACTATTACCCATTAGAAGCTGTGTCTCCATTCATCAACATACCCATAATCGTGGACGCTGTTGTATATTACCCAGGTACGATCATGATCAGCATGAACAAGAAGCGTCTGAAAATATACGAATGTTGCGGTATGACATTCcattcttaaaagttaaaactatgCAATCCAAAAGCTTGATTCAAGTAACTACGTTAGGTCAGGTCCTCGAAATTCGGTCACTTGATTGAATGATTTTCTGGCGCATGTTAGAGTACCAAGAGATTTTCATATCACCTAATGGTAGAAGGTACTGTTCCTTTGCACTGCGACGTCGTAAGCTTTTTCAATTTGGCAGTCCACCAGAAGCAACAGCATGACCAACCTGGTGGACGCCCGCCTTATTTACTTCATCTGCTTTAACAAACTGACATAACCGCTGCTAAACATCGTCTGAAAGTGAACGtactaataaataaataacaagcTCTTATTACACGGGGAGTACGGTAAGAGAGGAAGGAAACgcggaagaaaaaaaaaaagagagcaaaATGAAGTGGTCGAATCTCTCTGTCCACGAATGGAGATGACGAGTTGCTCTGTTCACGATATCCACTCAGAATATGGCGATGGTGGCACTTGTCACGAACATAGTGGACAGCAAAAACGACGGTCTGAAGCCGAAGCGTCTGATGCTGTTGCCTTTGGCGGAAGAAACTCCGGTGATCGGTTCGGATGCCTCCGGGGCTGAAGTTGGGCTACCTGTACCTGCTTTTCAGAGTATTTGTCATGTTTCCTCGCTTACTACTACGAGGACACAACACCGCGGGCACAAGACAACCAACTATGGAAGATCTGATAGGTAAAAAGTAATTTTGACTCTTCATTTACAGAATGAAGACCATTCGGGCACTAGGGGTCAGATCTCATAAATGGTAGTTGTATCTCATAAATAGTGGTTGTGCTATCGATCGACCATGCCTTAAGTGGTCAAGATCTTTGAGCGAGTCTTTGGCAAAATAATCTAGGCTTTTTTAACCAAAATAGGCCTTTAATCCTTTTCATGACAAATCCTTTATCGAAAACCCTTTTCTTTTGGAATGGTCCAGAGTTATGATTTTCTCATCTCTCTCCAGTCGTTTAGGCAAACATAATTCTATAGGCTATAAAAATTGAAACGAGATCACATGCTCTTGTTTCCCAAATCAGATTCTATATGCCAAATCCAAGACCCTTGCGCACCGTCCCTTACACACGAGGAACGTGTGTTTTACATTGACATTGATTCTTGAGGTTTGAGAATTGGAGATTGCAGATCCATATAAACTGATTTCTAGAAACACAATCCCATTATGCTAAATCTTGCTGTTCGAAGATTCACCGATCTGATTATTTGGTTAGCAGCAATTCCCAATCAATTCCCTAAAAAACCCGCTGGTTGAATATCTTACGATGCATTTACATTTGGATTTTTCTGCtgatcattaattttttttggatattttagAACCTTGCGGgaacatttaaagaaaaagggAACAACAGGCCAAAGGGTGAACGCTCATAATTAAAATTCTTGGACTTCTTAGAAATTTAAGGAAGCtcctcaaaaaaacaaaaagagagaaaactcttaaaacaagaaaggaaaaagtaaaaaattatgGCTCAGATTGATCCTGTGATAAAACGAAAACGAAAGCTTCCAAAttaagtggagagagagagagagagagagttacctGAGCAGTAGCCGGGAGGGAGAGCGGGGGCTTTGCAGGCGCCCGCTAGACCTAGTGCCCTCTTGCGATCGATGGAGATGCCCGGAGGATCAGGGGCGCCTAGAAGCTGGCAAAGGCAGGCGGGTTCCTTGGTGACGAGGTTCTTGACGCCAGAGCAGCACTCGGAACTGGGGGATGTCAGGTTGCTCCCGGAGCTGATATAATCCAGGCAACTGAACGCACTCATGTAAGCGGCATTGCAGTCGGACGAGCCGCCGCCTCCTTCTGGGGAAGGGGAGGGGGATGCCGGTGCTTCTGATGCCATCGGAGCTTTCCCCGGTGAGGGAGCCTCGGAGGGACCAGCAATAGGCACTCCAACCTCTGCAGCCACAGAAAAGAGTCAGTCCAGCCCTGCTccagagggcgagagagagagagagagagagagagttacttGAGCAGTAGCCGGGAGGGAGAGTGGGAGCTTTGCAGGCGCCCGCTAGACCTAGTGCCCTCTTGCGATCGATGGAGATGCCCTGGGGGTCAGGGGCGCCTAGAAGCTGGCAAAGGCAGGCGGGTTCCTTGGTGACGAGGTTCTTGACGCCGGAGCAGCACTCGGAACTGGGGGATGTCAGGTTGCTTCCCGAGGTGATATAGTCCAGGCAACTGACCGCACTCATGTAAGCGGCATTGCAGTCGGACGAGCCGCCGCCTCCTTCTGGGGAAGGGGAGGGGGATGCCGGTGCTTCTGATGCCATCGGAGCTTTCCCCGGTGAGGGAGCCTTGGAGGGACCAGCAATAGGCACTCCAACCTCTGCAGCCACAGAAAAGAGTCAGCCAGCCCTGCTccagagggcgagagagagagagagagagagttacttGAGCAGTAGCCGGGAGGGAGAGTGGGAGCTTTGCAGGCGCCCGCTAGACCTAGTGCCCTCTTGCGATCGATGGAGATGCCCTGGGGGTCAGGGGCGCCTAGAAGCTGGCAAAGGCAGGCGGGTTCCTTGGTGACGAGGTTCTTGACGCCGGAGCAGCACTCGGAACTGGGGGATGTCAGGTTGCTTCCCGAGGTGATATAGTCCAGGCAACTGACCGCACTCATGTAAGCGGCATTGCAGTCGGACGAGCCGCTGCCTCCTTCTGGGGAAGGGGATGGGGATGCCGGTGCTTCTGATGCCATCGGAGCTTTCCCACCACTTTTTGCCGGTGCGGGAGCCTCAGAAGGACCAGGAATAGGCACTCCGAGCACTGCAGCCACAGAAGAGAGTCAGTACAGCCCTGCTTCAGAGGGGAAAGAGAggaaaggagggagggagaCCTGAACAAAGCGAAGTTCTAGCTTATGGGTAGCCCGCGCTAACGGACCATGATCGAGTAGGTAGATGCCTTACATCCTGAATAAACTATCCAATTTGTTCAAGACAGAACGGAACAGACCGTTTATAAAGACTGCCTATCAAAAAAATGTATACTCTATTAACGACagaaaataaatgataaaatataaAACCTGCTTTACAAAATTTAGGGGAAGTTGTTTGTAAACAGTAAGAAATGTCACTCGGATTTTGCATCAttgtttgaaacaaaaattataacATTAATATACTAATATAATACATTTCTTACTAGGAAATGAGCACCAGATTGGAGATGTTGTCATTCTAAATGCGCGCGCACGAGGCAAGCGAGCTGAGGTCAACTTTGCTAGTTCCATCCGCATGTTCAGCCTGTTTTACAAGTTTGAATCTGGGAAAGGCTTTACCAGCCAGCTGAAGTCACTCGACTCAAGGGGTGAAAGATGGGAGAGAGGAAGCAGCTTGAAATTCCAGGGGCTAACTCGAGCActcaacgagagagagagagagagagaaagagaaagagattattACGTGAGCAGGCACTAAGTGGGGGAGCAGAAAACTTGCAGGCGTGGGGGAGGCCTAATGCCCTCTTGCGGTCGACGGGGATGCCGAGGGAGCCGGAGTTAGCTATCAGCTGGCAGAGGCACACCGGACTGTTGGTGATGAGGCCCTCAATGCTGGAGCAGCAGGCGGAACCAGGCGACGTCAGGTTGCTCCCTTCAGAGACGTAGTTGAAGCAGTTCGCGGCGCTGACTAAGGCGCCCGAGCAATCAACGCCTGAGGAAGGGGCTGGTGAAGGAGACATCATTTGCGCTACGGCAGTTCCGGCCATCATCAGCCCCACGACAGCAGATGAGACTAGCACCATCAGAACCCCACACCCTCCCTTCCCCATTGCTtgctcgctcgctctctctctctctctctctctctcggaggAACGAAGATGGAGAAATGCGAAGCGGGTTATATCAATGTTAATTCGGGTGGGTGGGTTGGTTGGTTGGCCGAGGGATCGGTATTAAATAGGAAGGCCTCCCTCGTTGGTCATCATCTTCAGCCATCACCACCACGTTCGTGCTCTTACCCAACCCTCTGGGGCAACCAGTTATCACCCAAAAAAATGACTTTCCTTCACAACCAGCAGCTTCCGGTATGACCACAATGTCTACGATAAAGCAGGGAACTTTCCACTTAGGTTTATTTCTTAGCTCGACAATCGAGAAGAAGTTctcatgtttttaaattttttgatgtATCCCACCCTTAACATGGTAATTACGAAACAAAAACCTATTCGTGTTACTGTCCGTAAAGATAAAAGAGCCAGTTAAGGTGGCGTTTTGATAGCGTGAAACGCTTcacaagttgaaaaaaacaCTTCACACTTCTGCTGTACAGAAAGTCGGACCTTTTCAAGAAGAAAGTTGGGACCTTCCAAGTGCCATGTGCTTGATCGCAGCCTGTTATGGTATAAAAGccttttaacaaagaaaaaagggtGCCCTCAACATTGAATGCCTCTTTAGGTGGGCACTAGGCCTAGTCGACtcagttaaaataaaaatatatatttttaaatataaaataatatataaatcaaaCAGATGATTAGCATTTAAGTGAATCAAACCGATGATTAGCATTTATGTGAATCAAACCGATGATTAGACTCCTGCCATTGCTCCATTGCTTGCAGTAGCATTTAAGTGAATCAAACGGATGATTCAACTTTTGCCCGCCCACCAGCTATAGTCCTTTGGGGCAAATGCCCCTTAGGTAACTTGATAACTTGTGACAGAAAATTATTAAGAactaacatgaaaattttagaagGATCCACTTTTTTGTCACATACATTAACGTGATGCCTTTAGTACTTTTTATAGAGTGTAGCATGTctcaaataattaaataaagCAACTTTTCCAATTAacatcaacatgtaaataatTAATGGACCCTATATACTTAGTTTTTGTGGTCAAAATAATACGGTTCGGCGTTCTAATTACAATTATTTCAAGCAAAAAGAGACGCTTCCAACGTCAGTGTGAGAAAAAAGAGTTTCATTCAACTATCCAGTAATCTCAGAATTCTAATGGCACATGGATAGAGCACTAAGTCAAAGCTGCTCACAAGATTAAGATCACATAAATGCATTGAAAAACCAAATTCAGAACGAACTTCAGACAAACCAGAAACTATTACTTGACCATTTTACACACCTTTGTACATAGCCATCGCACTTGGGTCGtgataaattagaaaaaataattatgaaaaaCCAGGAAGATGTACAGCAAACGTGCGTGTGcaatacaaattttaaaatattgagCATGGGTTCATAAATATGTTTAGACTTCTGAATGCTTTTTGTGGATTTTTATACAAGTAGAAGATCACATGATCGTCAGCAAGCAACAAAGGCCTGCACTGTGAGAATGCAGTTTGAATCCACATGAATAACCACCTTGCAGAAAAATAGAACTTGCTGGTCTAATGGCATAGAAAACTATGGTCATTATTTTACTTCGAAAAAATTGCTACATGAGCTTGTGCACAAAAACCCTCCATGGCAGAACAGTCTTGCCTCAAAGAAATGGTAAAATTCCTGCACCTGCAGGCACTTCATTCAAATTAATAAGCAATTCTAAAAAAGCATCGAAGAAACATCTCTGTAAACTAAAATTGTGCTCTCGCCttcaagataaaaaaagaacagCTGCTGCCTGAATTAGCTGCATGTGACCTCACAACGATCAATCAGAGAAGGAACCGATAACACCTTTGAAACATTCAAGACCACAAACTAAAATAGCGCCTAACAAGAAGATTGCCCCCATTTGCAAGCATGGCAAAATTTCCAAATTGCTGTCTAGATTTCCCCCACTGTCATGCCAAATCCAAACTTGTAGTCTTTCTTCCAATGATCAATCTGAAGGTCAAAAGTAAGCAGAATTACATGCAGAAATATTATAAAAGACCATTATAATGCTTATATGGTTAAGCCTCACCTCAGCTGAGAGAATAAAATTGACACCCATGTTCAACCTCTCTTCTAGGAAGGCAGCAACGCATCCATTAGAATCAAGCTTCCCCCGTAGACGACACTGTCAAGCACTCAAGATGCAAATATCCCAATTTattcagaagaaaaagaacaaaacgaGCATTTACAGGGACATGGCCAGTTGATCGGAATCATCAACAAAATGAGAATACTCACTGCAAGGCGAAGCTTATACTTCgccataaaaaagaaaaacaaaaaaaaaaaaaaactgaaaatgtgCACACATGCACCCCACGTGTAGCAACTAACATTGTCAAAGCAACCAAGACATCAAGCTTTCAGCAAAGCAAAACATCCTACAACCCACAGGCATCCACCTCCAcacatttgtgtgtgtgtgtgtgtgtgtgtgtgtgagagagagagagagagagagtacctgaCGAAGCAAGTAATCATAGCCAACACTGGTGGTTACATCTCTAGTCATTTGATTGTACATGAAATCTGTAGCTAGAGAGACCTACACGGCAAATGCTATAAGGGACTTGTAAAAATAACTGATTTGTTTATgcttaaaataattaaaacatGATAACCACATTACCTTTTCAGATACCTTCTGTACGTAGCTAAGGGCAACTATTCCAGTACTGGCAACTTGCCCAGTTGCAACCTGCAAAAAGCACGGTTAgtacaaaataaaattattttagttTGCTATTAATACATCAGCCACATGCATCTTCAGACAACAGGAAACCATGTGCACATAGATGCAGACAGGTTACTATAGTAAACATATCCAGTTTCCTTTATGAGCACATCAACAAAATTATCCAAATATTTGCACATTGGGCAGCTGTAACCTGTTGTAAACATTTCCAACCTTTGATTACCTGCACTCAAAACATATTGtcttccccaatctgaagtacTATGTTATTTGCACAGGTTTTCCTTCAAATAACAGAAACATCAAGTTCCCCTGGTGGAAAAGTCATTATACCTATTATTTTTCCACCAGGAGAGCACCAAATGAATTGCAGAAGCACATTCCTACATAGTAGGTCATATTATGAATCGGTTTTGACCTCCTAAAGGGTAACCCTCCAACGTCTCACATATAGAACAAAATATACAGCAGGAGTAATTAAAGAAAAAGCAGAAGGAAAATACTGTACCATCTTATCTGTGTTATAGCGAGCAGCAAAACCTATACCAGATTTCCTCTGCTGGCCAAGCCAAAAAACCTCTCCTCCCAAAGCCAACTTTGGTGAAACACTCTGCCAACCAAAAAAGAAGGCCTTTAAGAACAGAATTCAGGAATATCAACATGAACAGAAACCAGTTGTTTAACTCATAATAacaaaactaagaaaatcttgATACTATATATCATGCAGAATGACAGTTTCTTTCATACTGAAATAGCTCAGAAACAGACAGCAACCACCAGCAATGTTAAGTAGCAAGAAAAAAGCTGCTGCTGACAGTAGAATCTAGATgagattttttcctttttaatgctCAGCTGGGTTGGGGAGAACCCAAAGAGACTCCAGTCATCAAGTTCATGGTCCCTTCAACTGGAAGATCTTAAATGGACCCACCTAACTAGGTTCATGTAGTTCTTGGCAAGCCACCTGAACATTGGTGCTGGTGTATATTCCATAGGGAGTAATCCAGATCAGTTAAAGTCTCAATATTCGCATATTTTACAtgctatatatattataaaatccTGACCCCGTTTCTATCtctatataaatgtatatacatttacatataaatacacacacacacacacacacatatatgccATTCAGTCTTGTTGGATGCCAGATGTTGTTGGattacaaaaatttttaaatgtcaCTGAAAAACAGTCTCTATATTTGCATTGGTGACTGTATATGGTATGGCGATGGTTTATGGTGGCTTTAGCATAATATGAGGCCCTTTTAGTGAAGAACTTTTAAATTTGTCATTTGGCTATCCTATGCTAGGCACTTAGCAAGACATCATAGAAATTGATCACAAAGAGGCCATCAACAAGCAATGGCTGTAAGGCACTGTCAGAATACACCAAGCAATGGCTGTAAGGCACTGTCAGAATACACCACTCCTCCAAGCATCTCCATTTCATTCCATACGAAACTTCAGCAGGGGAAGACTTCCTTGCAAAAAAGTCCTGCCAAGAAGCCAGTTGCCAACCAAGTGTCCTAAATAAGGTGGCCAACCATCAACTTACTCGATGTTGAGCATTCACTCGCTTGACACCATTCTACCAAGCACGGTTTTGAACGCAGCTATGCCTCTACCAAGGGAATTTCCCCTATAACCCCTCGACCCCCATGCACAGCCTAATGTTATGCATGGGAAACCATCTGATGGGACACCCAAAAAGCAAAACACTGACAACCATGTAGTGATATGTTTTGTCTCTGCATTGTCATTGCTACAAATCTAAAGTGCATAGCTTTTTGCTCGACTCAACATCTGATTGTTATCCCACTTGCTTCTGAGCCATGCCTGGGCTAGCCGCATCCTATACCATTTGTTTGGTCGGGCCAGGCATAGTCAGTCCGCATCGCAACACTTTCCTACTGTCAAAACATGGACGTCCTCGTCGAGTGCCTACCTACATGATAAAATCCACAACTGCCCTTTGTTGCCCTCCATTACAAATGGTCCATTCTGTCAGTCTCATTAAAGCATTCATGACCCTACCTTCTCCACCAATTCTAGTTCTCTCAATTTCTGCCTCATGAGACGACATCATTGGTTGTTTtttgcaatgttgtaaaaggcatatcATAATGTGTATTGATCGGGTCGACCCATACGCATCTCGTAATGTATCGTGCGTACTGTAAACGTACtgtcaatttattttttaattcataaaaaatcagaaaaattcagaaaaatcttgaaaatttaagaaaaatatgttctaTATTAAAACCTATTACACACATAATGAACATTCATGAATTATCGTTCGTAAGTAATGACACATCAATAAAATACTTGCCATCAAAACGTATAATCTGTAGTTGTTCACTATCAAATGAGAactgaaa
Coding sequences:
- the LOC116246117 gene encoding uncharacterized protein LOC116246117, whose protein sequence is MGKGGCGVLMVLVSSAVVGLMMAGTAVAQMMSPSPAPSSGVDCSGALVSAANCFNYVSEGSNLTSPGSACCSSIEGLITNSPVCLCQLIANSGSLGIPVDRKRALGLPHACKFSAPPLSACSLLGVPIPGPSEAPAPAKSGGKAPMASEAPASPSPSPEGGSGSSDCNAAYMSAVSCLDYITSGSNLTSPSSECCSGVKNLVTKEPACLCQLLGAPDPQGISIDRKRALGLAGACKAPTLPPGYCSKVGVPIAGPSKAPSPGKAPMASEAPASPSPSPEGGGGSSDCNAAYMSAVSCLDYITSGSNLTSPSSECCSGVKNLVTKEPACLCQLLGAPDPQGISIDRKRALGLAGACKAPTLPPGYCSKVGVPIAGPSEAPSPGKAPMASEAPASPSPSPEGGGGSSDCNAAYMSAFSCLDYISSGSNLTSPSSECCSGVKNLVTKEPACLCQLLGAPDPPGISIDRKRALGLAGACKAPALPPGYCSGTGSPTSAPEASEPITGVSSAKGNSIRRFGFRPSFLLSTMFVTSATIAIF